From the genome of Nicotiana tabacum cultivar K326 chromosome 17, ASM71507v2, whole genome shotgun sequence:
TAGTGATTTTCTACTTCtgttttggagattaaaatcttcaaatttttTACTCCCGTGAGATTAAAGTCTTTGTGGCTTTCTACTCAATCCGAGATTAAAATTCTTGTAATTTTCTACTTGATTGTTTGTATTAGGTTTGAAGATATAAAACCTTCATCGACTTACTAATTCTGGTTGTGTCaatttcttttacagaaaaatgaCAACAAGTACGGACCAACATAATGTTACAATGGTTGCATCTTCAAGTCGCACAACGCCTGCACCTATGATGACACCGGCAAAAAAGCCCAGAAAGTTTGTCGGAGTGGACTTCAAGCACTGACAGCAGAAAATGTTCTTCTACCTGACCACACTCAGCTTGCAGCGCTTTATCAGCGAGGATGTTCCAGTTTTAGGAGAAGAAACTCCCAAAAATAAACGATTTGTGGTCACAAAGGCatggaagcattctgacttcttATGCAAAAACTATATTTTAAGTTGCTTGGAAGACGGCTTGTACAATGTTTATAGCTTCATGAAAAcatcaagagagttgtggaatgCTCTTGAAAAGACGTACAATATTGAAGATGCTGAACTTAAGAAgtttgtggccgcacaatttcTGGATTTCAAAATGGTTGACGACAAATCTGTCATAACATAAGTCCAAGAAttgcaagttattgttcatgatctccttgctgaaggtataaaccgagtcaatatttttattcaagatattgattattttactaattataaatttataactgaaggtatggtcataaatgaaGCGTTTGAAGTTGCGGCATTTATTGAAAAGCTGCCTCCGATGTGGAAGGACTTTAAGAATTACTTAAAATATAAGTGCAAGAAGATGACGCTTGAAGACCTTATTGTTCGTCTGCAGATTGAAGAGGACAACAATGTTGCTGAAAAGAAATCCCGTGGTAACTCAACAATAAtaggagcaaatattgttgaggaAGTATCTACAAgcaacaaaaagaggaagaagccGTCTGGTCCAAAGAAACACCCGAGAAATAAGAAGTTCAAAGGTAATTGCCACAACCGTGGAAAGGTTGGACATAAAGTTGTGGATTGTCGTGCACCGAAGAAGGACAAGAAGAagagtcaagcaaacatggttgaaaagaaTAATGAAATTGAGGACTTATGTGCCATGTTATCTGAATGCAGCTTGGTAGGAAATCccaaggagtggtggattgattctagagctactcgccatgtttgtgctaacaaAGAGTTATTTGCCTCTTATGTTCCTGCAAGGCCCGATGAGACTATCTTTATGGAAAACTCTGCAACAACAAAAATTGAAGGAGTTGGGAAGATAGCTTTGTAGATGACTTCGGGCAAAGTTGTGTCTTTAAACAATGTTCTACATGTTCCTGAAATTCGCAAGAATTtggtctctactggacttcttatCAAGAATGGATTAAATATGTGTTTGTTTCTAAAATatttgtaataagtaagaatgatgTGTATGTAGGAAAATGTTACCTAACTGAGGGTCTTTTCAAGTTGAATGTAATAGCTATTGATATCAATAAAGTTcaagcttcttcttacttacttgagtcaaataatttatggcatgcaCGTTTAGGTCACGTCAACTTCAAAACTATACGAAAAATTATTAACTTGGAAGTATTACCTAATTTTGAATGCAATAATttgaaatgtcaaatatgtg
Proteins encoded in this window:
- the LOC107798020 gene encoding uncharacterized protein LOC107798020, which codes for MVINEAFEVAAFIEKLPPMWKDFKNYLKYKCKKMTLEDLIVRLQIEEDNNVAEKKSRGNSTIIGANIVEEVSTSNKKRKKPSGPKKHPRNKKFKGNCHNRGKVGHKVVDCRAPKKDKKKSQANMVEKNNEIEDLCAMLSECSLVGNPKEWWIDSRATRHVCANKELFASYVPARPDETIFMENSATTKIEGVGKIAL